From one Babylonia areolata isolate BAREFJ2019XMU chromosome 35, ASM4173473v1, whole genome shotgun sequence genomic stretch:
- the LOC143277897 gene encoding AP-3 complex subunit sigma-2-like — protein sequence MIKAILVFNNHGKPRVLKFYQYYPEDLQQQIVRETFHLVSKRDDNVCNFLEGGTLIGGSDYKLIYRHYATLYFVFCVDSSESELGILDLIQVFVETLDKCFENVCELDLIFHMDKVHYILAELVMGGMVLETNMTEIITRIEEQAKLEKQEAGISAAPARAVSAVKEMNIPQKIKDIKLPDLPSIGNLKF from the exons ATGATTAAAGCTATCCTTGTTTTTAACAATCATGGGAAGCCCCGAGTCTTGAAATTCTACCAGTATTAT cCAGAGGATCTTCAGCAGCAGATTGTGAGAGAGACCTTCCACTTGGTGTCAAAGAGGGATGACAACGTTTGTAATTTTCTGGAGGGTGGCAC ACTGATTGGGGGATCTGATTACAAGCTGATCTACCGTCACTATGCCACTCTCTACTTTGTCTTCTGTGTGGATTCTTCAGAGAGTGAACTGGGAATTTTGGATCTCATTCAG gtgtttGTGGAAACATTGGACAAGTGCTTTGAAAACGTCTGCGAGCTGGACCTGATCTTTCACATGGACAAG gtgcaCTACATCCTGGCGGAGTTGGTGATGGGGGGGATGGTGCTTGAGACCAACATGACCGAGATCATCACTCGCATCGAGGAACAGGCCAAGCTGGAGAAACAGGAG GCGGGGATATCGGCGGCTCCAGCCCGCGCCGTGTCAGCGGTGAAGGAAATGAACATTCCACAGAAAATCAAGGACATCAAGCTGCCGGACTTACCATCCATTGGCAACCTCAAGTTTTAG